Proteins co-encoded in one Mycobacterium mantenii genomic window:
- a CDS encoding Rv0880 family HTH-type transcriptional regulator — protein MPDSDARLASDLSLAVMRLARQLRFRNPSSPVSLSQLSALAMLTNEGPMTPGALAIRERVRPPSMTRVIASLAEMGLVDRAPHPVDGRQVLVSVSESGAELVKANRRARQEWLAKRLATLNSEQRDTLRSAADLMLALVDEGP, from the coding sequence ATGCCTGACAGCGATGCGCGGCTGGCCAGCGACCTGTCACTGGCTGTTATGCGGCTGGCCCGCCAACTGCGGTTTCGGAATCCGTCGTCGCCGGTGTCCCTGTCCCAGCTGTCGGCGCTGGCGATGCTGACCAACGAAGGCCCGATGACGCCCGGTGCCCTGGCGATTCGCGAACGCGTCCGGCCGCCGTCGATGACCCGGGTGATCGCGTCGCTGGCCGAAATGGGACTGGTGGACCGCGCGCCGCACCCGGTCGACGGCCGGCAGGTGCTCGTCTCGGTGTCGGAGTCCGGGGCCGAGCTGGTCAAGGCCAACCGCCGTGCCCGCCAGGAGTGGCTCGCCAAGCGGCTGGCGACGTTGAACAGCGAACAACGCGACACCCTGCGTAGCGCGGCCGACCTGATGTTGGCCCTGGTCGACGAAGGCCCGTGA